CTCTGCCGACGGTGCTGCCCAAGGCGGAAATTATCCGAAAGGTGCAGCGCATTTCTGAGACATACCAGCTGGCTGTCGACCCGACGGCCCAAATCTGGCAGCTTTCCGTGGGCGAACAGCAGAGAGTCGCCATTTTGAAAGCCCTGTACCAAAACGCCAAGGTGCTGATCTTGGACGAGCCGACGGCCGTTCTGACGCCTCAGGAGGCGAACGCCCTGTTCACCACCGTGTCGCACATGACCGCCGAGGGCCGGTCGGTCATCTTCATCTCCCACAAGCTGGACGAGGTGATGGCCGTTTCCAATCGGGTAGCCGTGCTGCGCCGCGGCCAGCTGGCCGGCGTGGAGGACACAGCCGGAACGACGAAGGCCCGGATCGCCGAGCTGATGATGGGCCGCGTGGTTGACCTCGAGCTGACACGGACGAACCGCGAGCCCGGAGAAGCCCTGCTGGAGCTTCAAAACGCTTCGGCGTCGGATGACCGGGGACTCCCGGCTTTTTCAAACATCTCCCTGACCTTGCGGGAAGGGGAAATTCTCGGGCTGGCCGGCGTGTCGGGCAACGGACAGACGGCGCTGTGCCAAGCGATGGCCGGGCTGTACCCCCTTTCGGGCGGCCGCGTGCTTGTCGACGGCGCTGACTTCACCGGCGCGGACCCCCGGTCGTTCATCGACAAGGGGATTCGGTACATCCCGGCGGACCGGCGGGGCGTGGGCATGGTTGGTAACATGAACGCGATTGAGAACTCGGCCCTTCGGCGATACCGGCAGCCCACCGCGGGCAAGGGCTTCATGGGCCTGCGGATGGACTGGCACCAGATGTGGAAGCATACTCTGTCGATTATCAGAAACTTCCGAGTGGACACGCCGTCGGAACACGCGCCGGTGCGCAACCTGTCGGGCGGCAACCTGCAAAAACTCATGATGGGCCGGGAGCTGAGCGACTCCCACCGGGTTCTTCTGGCGATGAATCCCACGTGGGGCTTGGACGTGGCGGCCAGCCGGTTCGTTCGGGAACAGCTGCTGGCCGAGCGGGAGAACGGCCGGGCCATTTTCCTCGTGTCCGAGGACTTGGAGGAACTCCTCGCCCTGTGCGATCACCTGCTGGTCATCTACCGCGGACAGATTACCGGCTCGATTGAGGAGCCAACCGACGCGGACGTGGAGCGAATCGGCCTGATGATGGCTGGCGAAAGCGAGGAAGCTCATCATGCGCTTTGAACGACGGTTTGACACGCCGCTTTGGTGTTCTGTTCTCGTGCCAATTGCATCGCTGGCCGCGGCGCTGGTCGTGTCGGGCGCCTTCTTAACCGCCTTAGGCGTCAGCCCGATCGACGCGCTGAGCGAAATGTGGCTGTCCGCGTTCGGGGACGAGTACGGCCTCAGCGAAAGCCTGACGAAGGCAATTCCCCTGATGATCTCCGCCGTCGGGCTGTGTGTGTGCTACAAGATGTTGGTGTGGAACATCGGCGCTCAGGGGCAGATTATGGCCGGCGCCTTAGCCGCCGTCGCGGCGGTCCGCTACCTTCCTCTGGCCTCGTCGCCCCTCCAGTTAGCCCTCATGGCTCTAGCGGCCGCCTTGGCCGGCGGGCTGTGGGCGTCGGTCGCCGGCTTCCTGCGGGCTAAATGGAACGTGAACGAGATCATCAGCACCCTGATGCTCAACTACATCGCAGTGAACCTGAAAGACTTCCTCGTGTACGGCCAGTGGCGGGATCCGTCGAGCCTCGGCTTTCCTATGACGCCGGCGTTCCCGGCCAGCGCTCAGCTCCCGCTGTTAGGGTTCGGCCGGGCCCATTCGGGACTGTGGCTTGCGGTCATCGTCGCTTTGGTGCTCTGGTGGCTTCTGACCTACTCCCGCTGGGGATACGAGATCCGCGTCATCGGCGAAAACCCTCGGGCCGCCCGATTCGCCGGCATTGACGACACTCGCATGATGGTTCGGTCCATGTTCATCGCCGGCGCCCTGTGCGGCTTGGCCGGCATGGTCCATATGGCCGGGCTGGCGCACCGGCTTCAAGGCGCGTTCAGCGCCGACTTCGGCTATACGGCCATCATCGTGGCATGGCTGGCCAACCTGAACCCGCTGGCCGCTCTGCTGGTAGCGTTTCTGATGGGCGGTCTGCTAGTGGGCGGAGAGTCCATGCAGGTGACCATGAACCTGCCCGTGGCGGGAACTCAGGTCATTCAGGGGCTGATTCTGTTCTTCGTCGTGGCGGGCGAGTTCTTTAAGAACTACCGGCTCGTCCGGTTCAGGAGGTGACGCCGTGGATATCCTCGTCGCAATTCTCGCCGCGGCCGTGCGCAGCGGCACGCCGATTCTCTACGCCACGCTGGGCGAAATCCTCACCGAGCGAAGCGGCGTGATGAACTTGGGGCTTGAGGGCCTCATGCTGGGCGGAGCTCTGGCCGGCTTTGCGGTCACAGAGACAACCGGCAGCCCGTGGCTCGGCGTCGCTACCGCGTTCGTCGTCGGGTGTCTGCTCGCTCTGCCCCACGCGTTTCTTTCGGTCACGCTGGGCGGCAATCAGGTCGTCAGCGGCCTGTCGCTCACCATGGTCGGCACGGGGCTGAGCGCCCTGCTGGGCGTGCGCTTCGTGGGCCACACGATCAAGGGCTTTTCGCCCCTGCCAATCCCGGGACTGGCAAACCTGCCGGTGGTCGGCCCGCTGCTGTTCAACCACGACCCGCTGGTCTACGTCTCCTATGTCCTGGCAGCGGCCATGTGCTTCTTCCTCTGGCGAACCCGACAGGGCATGGAACTCCGTGCGGCCGGCGACTCGCCCCGAGCCGCTGACAGCGTGGGGCTTTCGGTCGCCCGAATCCGCTACCTGTACACCTTGCTCGGCGGCGGCATCGTGGCCGTCGGCGGCGCGTACCTGTCGATCTCGTACAACCACATGTGGAGCGAGGGAATGACCGCCGGACGCGGCTGGATCGCCGTAGCGCTGGTGATTTTTGCCATCTGGCACCCGGCCAGAGCCATGCTCGGCGCGTACCTGTTCGGCGGCGTGGAGGCCTGTCAGCTGCGCATTCAGGCGGTGGGGACGAATATCCCCGCGCCGCTGCTGCTCATGCTCCCCTACGCACTGACCATCATCGTCTTAACCGCCATCACCATCAGGAAGGGCAAGGGCATTTCCCTCTCAGCCCCTGCGGCTCTGGGCCAGCCCTTCGCCCGGGAGGAACGGGACTGAATCGGACAAACAGAAGCCGCCGGCGAAACGAACGTTTCGCCGGCGGCTTCTTTATTTTTCGTTATTTTGTCTTCTGGCGGACGAACAGTCCCAGCTCGTCCAACTGGCTGTCTGCGACCGTGTCGGGCGCGTGGCTCATCAAGTCTTGAGCGCGGGCCGTCTTGGGGAAGGCGATGACGTCTCTGACCGACTTGCCGCCGGACAGGAGCATGCACACCCGGTCAAACCCGAGAGCCAACCCGCCGTGAGGCGGCGTGCCGAACTGCAGGGCCTGAAGCAGGAAGCCAAACCGATCGGACGCGGCCTCTTCGGTGAGGCCGATGGCCTTGAAGACCCTCGACTGGACGGAGCTCTCGTGGATTCGGATCGAGCCGCCGCCGAGCTCCACGCCGTTCAGGACGATGTCGTACGCCCGAGCGCATACCTCGCCGGGGGCCGTCTCCAGCTTGTCCAAGTCGGATTCGCGGGGCATGGTGAACG
This is a stretch of genomic DNA from Jonquetella anthropi DSM 22815. It encodes these proteins:
- a CDS encoding ABC transporter ATP-binding protein, which produces MNDTTSPWRVELLDITKTFGGKKAVDSVTLRLAKGEVLALLGENGAGKSTLMNVLSGIYCPDGGKILLDGVVQRFRSPHDAIAAGIGMVHQHFMLVESQTVWENVVLGTALPTVLPKAEIIRKVQRISETYQLAVDPTAQIWQLSVGEQQRVAILKALYQNAKVLILDEPTAVLTPQEANALFTTVSHMTAEGRSVIFISHKLDEVMAVSNRVAVLRRGQLAGVEDTAGTTKARIAELMMGRVVDLELTRTNREPGEALLELQNASASDDRGLPAFSNISLTLREGEILGLAGVSGNGQTALCQAMAGLYPLSGGRVLVDGADFTGADPRSFIDKGIRYIPADRRGVGMVGNMNAIENSALRRYRQPTAGKGFMGLRMDWHQMWKHTLSIIRNFRVDTPSEHAPVRNLSGGNLQKLMMGRELSDSHRVLLAMNPTWGLDVAASRFVREQLLAERENGRAIFLVSEDLEELLALCDHLLVIYRGQITGSIEEPTDADVERIGLMMAGESEEAHHAL
- a CDS encoding ABC transporter permease: MRFERRFDTPLWCSVLVPIASLAAALVVSGAFLTALGVSPIDALSEMWLSAFGDEYGLSESLTKAIPLMISAVGLCVCYKMLVWNIGAQGQIMAGALAAVAAVRYLPLASSPLQLALMALAAALAGGLWASVAGFLRAKWNVNEIISTLMLNYIAVNLKDFLVYGQWRDPSSLGFPMTPAFPASAQLPLLGFGRAHSGLWLAVIVALVLWWLLTYSRWGYEIRVIGENPRAARFAGIDDTRMMVRSMFIAGALCGLAGMVHMAGLAHRLQGAFSADFGYTAIIVAWLANLNPLAALLVAFLMGGLLVGGESMQVTMNLPVAGTQVIQGLILFFVVAGEFFKNYRLVRFRR
- a CDS encoding ABC transporter permease → MDILVAILAAAVRSGTPILYATLGEILTERSGVMNLGLEGLMLGGALAGFAVTETTGSPWLGVATAFVVGCLLALPHAFLSVTLGGNQVVSGLSLTMVGTGLSALLGVRFVGHTIKGFSPLPIPGLANLPVVGPLLFNHDPLVYVSYVLAAAMCFFLWRTRQGMELRAAGDSPRAADSVGLSVARIRYLYTLLGGGIVAVGGAYLSISYNHMWSEGMTAGRGWIAVALVIFAIWHPARAMLGAYLFGGVEACQLRIQAVGTNIPAPLLLMLPYALTIIVLTAITIRKGKGISLSAPAALGQPFAREERD